In Deltaproteobacteria bacterium, the genomic window GCTGTAAGGGCTATGACCGGGATGTTATTTGTTTTAGAGCTTGTTTTTATGAGTTTTGTCAGCGTGATACCGTCCATACCCGGGAGGTTCATGTCCATAAATATCAAATCGGGAATATGGTCGTTGATAATCCTCATGGCGGATAAGCCGTTACTTGCCTCGATAACGACATAGCCGCGCAATTCGAGTATATCCTTAATAAGCCGTGCGCTTTTGGGATCATCTTCAACGACGAGTATCCTCATGAGGACCTCCTTCCGCTAACCCTGTAAATCTCTTTTAACAGAGTTTGCCGGTCAATAGGCTTTAAGATAAACGCTGAGGCGCCAAGCTTTAACGCCTCTTTGCCCTCTTCTATGGATGAAATGATAATTACGGGTATGCCTTTTGCATCGAGATCTGCTTGTAATGATTTAAGGACCATCCAGCCATTTTTCTTAGGAATAGAAAGATTGAGTGTAATTATGTCCGGTTTTAAACCCTTTAACATGGTCAAAGCCTGTTCTCCATCGTATGCAATGTCTACCTTATACCCTGCCTCCTGCAGGTATCCTTTAATGAGTTTTGCTATGGCATGGTCATCTTCGATAACGAGTACATGGTTACCGTCAATCCTTTTTTGCACCTGAGCAGCTTGAGGCGACCTAATCGGGTGTTTTATGTTTGCAGGGATAGTAAACGAGAATCTGCTGCCTTTCCCAACCTTGCTCTCCACCCATATCTTACCACCGTGTAGTTCTATGATCGCCTTTACTATGGAAAGACCAAGGCCCGTGCCTTCGTGAATGGACGGATGCGATAACCTGATCTGGGAAAAAGGATAAAACAGCTTGGACATTGCCTCTTCAGGGATGCCTATACCGGTATCCTCTACGGTGAACATGACATCTTTATCCGCTTTACTGACGATAAGGGATACACTACCGCTATCCGGGGTAAACTTGATTGCGTTGGTAAGAAGATTATAGAGGACCTGTTTTAATTTCCTTTCATCGGCATAGACCGTGGTAACATCCGGAGAGATTACCTCCGACAGATTGATATAATGCCGCAATGCCCGTTCTTTTACCATGGTGATACTCTGTTCCACGATATCTCTCACATAAAATTCGGAGGGTTCAAATATCATCTGACCGGATTCTACACGCGCAAGATCCAGGATATCGTTGATGAGCAAAAGCAGGTGCTCGCCTGCCTCAAGTACGTCTTTTATATATTCCTCCTGTTTTTGATTGAGCTCCCCGAAATTACGTTCAAGCAGCACCTCCGAGAACCCCATAATGGCGTTCAGGGGCGTACGCAATTCATGCGACATACTCGCAAGAAAATCGGACTTTGCCTTGTTTGCTTTTTCAAGTTCCACATTTCTGAATTCCAATTCTGCCTGCAGTGCTTTTAAAAAGCTGATATCGGTAAAAATACCGATCTTCCCGGTAAGTTCACCGTCCTCTATAATAGGTGCACCGCTTGTAATGATGGGTATGCTGGTGTGATCTTTTGTGAGTATATTGATCTCGTACGTTGACGGATCACCCTTGGCCCGTTTTTCAAATTCCGCTGCAAGTATTTTTTTATTGTCTTCGTCAAACAGATCGAAAATCGATCTGCCTGCAATCTCCTCTTTTGTATAGCCCAGCATCTGAGTAAATGCAGGGTTGATATCCACAATCCTGCTATCCTTATCGAGCACACACAAGCAATCGTGCATGTTGTTGATATAAAATTCCTTGTGCTTGAGCTCCCGTGTCCTGTCCTCTACCATAGCTTCGAGCTGGTTCGTGTATATCTGCAGGCTTGCGATCATAGTATTAATGGAATGCTCTATTACCGCAAGCATGCCTTTTGCTTTTGTGTCCGCTCTCTGTGAAAGG contains:
- a CDS encoding ATP-binding protein, yielding MKKHVQHVYIFLILLIVLLITVIGLRSYTLSILEKNNRLKSVAHAERNIIDDVIVSENSPAVSRVSKTSLSGLRHGIQLLSTYANPDPDCKRILNSINADIGKFKEGFATSDRLEVDSAGSNIHKDLDVFLQRQESINNKHIHYFSTVTTVLLSLVVIVLLFLLFYFYSTIFLPMQKLIPILESVEKGDLSQRADTKAKGMLAVIEHSINTMIASLQIYTNQLEAMVEDRTRELKHKEFYINNMHDCLCVLDKDSRIVDINPAFTQMLGYTKEEIAGRSIFDLFDEDNKKILAAEFEKRAKGDPSTYEINILTKDHTSIPIITSGAPIIEDGELTGKIGIFTDISFLKALQAELEFRNVELEKANKAKSDFLASMSHELRTPLNAIMGFSEVLLERNFGELNQKQEEYIKDVLEAGEHLLLLINDILDLARVESGQMIFEPSEFYVRDIVEQSITMVKERALRHYINLSEVISPDVTTVYADERKLKQVLYNLLTNAIKFTPDSGSVSLIVSKADKDVMFTVEDTGIGIPEEAMSKLFYPFSQIRLSHPSIHEGTGLGLSIVKAIIELHGGKIWVESKVGKGSRFSFTIPANIKHPIRSPQAAQVQKRIDGNHVLVIEDDHAIAKLIKGYLQEAGYKVDIAYDGEQALTMLKGLKPDIITLNLSIPKKNGWMVLKSLQADLDAKGIPVIIISSIEEGKEALKLGASAFILKPIDRQTLLKEIYRVSGRRSS